CATGAAGAAACTACGTTGATAAGATGAATATGTTAATGTTGGACTGTTTCTTGTTTGATTTTTATCAAAAACCCTTCGACCATCTGTAAAAGCTAAATCTTTAACATGACAAGTTGCACAAGCCATATTATAATTTTTGGAAAGAGATTTATCATTAAACAGCTGTTTACCTAAAACTATCTTAGCTGCTAATTGAGTGGTATCACTTAAGTGATCTGAAAAATAATTTAAATTTAATGCTTTTGATGAAAAAAGTGTTGTCATATTATTAGATAATGCCATCTCAAAAGGGAATTTAACCTTCCAATCTTTTTGAACTTCAACTAATAATTTTAACTGAGTATTGGTATGTTTCTTTATAAAATTGAATCTATCAAAAGTATCAAAATCATAATCTAAATCTTTTTGAGCAGCTATTATTGCTGCTTCAAATTTATTAAATAAAACTTTTGATGTAAACTTCTCTTTATTTATTAGAATAATATCTAGTAGCGTTTTGTACGTATACGTGCTTTCTAATAATGATTGGTTTAAAACTGGTGAATCAAAACCTGTTATTCCAGTAGTTGCTATTCTTGTAATTTGATCTCTTATCAACCATATTATATGATGTGCTTTTAATTTAATAGCAACATTTTTTCGCATTAGTTTTAATCTAGCGCTTGTTACTCTTATTCCTCTTTTTAAAAATTCTTTATTTATATTGTCTTCATAAATAAGTTCTTCTATTACTTGAAAACCTATTGGATTTACAATTCTTGTATCATTACTTGCTTCTCCATGAACTCCTATAATATTTGGAGCATTCAATGATTTGTAATTGTCTTTATCTGAGAAGGCCAAAACTGGTTCTGATAATTTAAAAGCCTTACGAGCTAAAACATATATTTTCTGTTGCTCTTTAATAGTTTTCCCTTTCATACGATCTAAATTATCTATAGCATTAGAAAGGTGACTTATATATAATTTATTAATCTTATCAGAAAAATTAGTAATTGAGTTATATTCTTCTGGTTTATGATTGCATGATACAATTAAAAGCAAAAGACATACACAAAGGTATGTCTTAGCTTGACCGAATAAGTCTTTCATTTTTTATCTTTCTAATCCTGTAATTAAGTGCAAAACAGAACCTTCTTTTCGGTTTGTTAAATTAGGATTTGCCTTTGGATCGGTAAATGATGTTCCGTCTGCTGGCTCCCAACCATGATTTTGAGTCATTACTAAAAATGAATTTTTTCCATTATTTACAATATCTGTAACATCAATCATTCCTGTAATTTCCCAATATTTAGAAGTTCTACCATACCCTAAAGATGCAGCTCTTTCTTGATCACATTCTAAAACCGTTTTAAGTACTCCTGTTGATAAATTATATTGATATAGTTTAGAATAACCAATAATATTTGCATTTTCTGAAGCATATCCATTAGGGTCTTCTTGAATATAAACATAATTTTCAGTAACTAAAATATTATCAGGAGAATGGAATCCATCTGCTTTACCGCCAACTTTATCACCATCTAATACACAGGTAATTTTTGCTGTACCAGTTGGGTCAGTATCATTTAACACTACCTTGTAAACACGACCTAATATAGCACCTTTCCCTACTAAACCTGGTTTATTACGACCTGTTACTGCAAAATATATTTCTCTATTATTTGCTGCAGAACCTCTTCTCCAATCAATATCTTCTAATCTAGAAAACCCCATGACACCTTTCGTTTTACACTCAGCATCTAAGGCATTAATTTCTTTTTCTTCTAGCTCAACGAACTCAACATCGTATTCAGCTCCTTCAGTCATATCAACTTCATAAGTTACGCCTGGCGAGGTAACTTTTAAACCGTATAGTTTCCCGCTATCTAAATCACCTCTATTACCAACATACATTCCTAATTGACCAGATGGTACTTCGTTATTAGCATTATCATCACCAATAAAAGCTACCGTTTTATCTGCATAAGCATCTTTTCCTATAACTACAGCATTTTCAGTAGACCATTGCCCCATTGCTGTTACCATAGTTCCTGTACTTGCATCAGATACCG
This genomic stretch from Tenacibaculum sp. Bg11-29 harbors:
- a CDS encoding cytochrome-c peroxidase, whose translation is MKDLFGQAKTYLCVCLLLLIVSCNHKPEEYNSITNFSDKINKLYISHLSNAIDNLDRMKGKTIKEQQKIYVLARKAFKLSEPVLAFSDKDNYKSLNAPNIIGVHGEASNDTRIVNPIGFQVIEELIYEDNINKEFLKRGIRVTSARLKLMRKNVAIKLKAHHIIWLIRDQITRIATTGITGFDSPVLNQSLLESTYTYKTLLDIILINKEKFTSKVLFNKFEAAIIAAQKDLDYDFDTFDRFNFIKKHTNTQLKLLVEVQKDWKVKFPFEMALSNNMTTLFSSKALNLNYFSDHLSDTTQLAAKIVLGKQLFNDKSLSKNYNMACATCHVKDLAFTDGRRVFDKNQTRNSPTLTYSSYQRSFFMDARAGSLEGQVIGVVENHNEFNMSMDSVVQRVSKNKEYKKSLANLYGSKRINFNIRHAIASYIRTLNTFNSKFDKNMRAEEETLSADEKQGFNLFMGKALCASCHFAPIFNGTVPPNYNDTEIEFIGVPASIDTVNAKISTDLGRYNVYKTNERKHFFKTPTVRNIAKTAPYMHNGVYKTLNEVMGFYNKGGGAGLGFHNEYQTLPFDSLSLSTKEISQVIDFMKTLTDE
- a CDS encoding phosphatase, producing MKKIKLSLLALLAISISTIIFTSCEDGIDGENGIDGTNGTDGENGTDVLTYLAVSKTPNFLKVTSSFVGLKITPILSSEDVIPNSPDFVYGSMADGAGLLAETDGTFTLINNIEADYSIARIKLNENLRPISAAYILNATATGETAQCSGSMISPSEHGFGPLYLSGGEWGGASKGVFVTDPYKSVSDASTGTMVTAMGQWSTENAVVIGKDAYADKTVAFIGDDNANNEVPSGQLGMYVGNRGDLDSGKLYGLKVTSPGVTYEVDMTEGAEYDVEFVELEEKEINALDAECKTKGVMGFSRLEDIDWRRGSAANNREIYFAVTGRNKPGLVGKGAILGRVYKVVLNDTDPTGTAKITCVLDGDKVGGKADGFHSPDNILVTENYVYIQEDPNGYASENANIIGYSKLYQYNLSTGVLKTVLECDQERAASLGYGRTSKYWEITGMIDVTDIVNNGKNSFLVMTQNHGWEPADGTSFTDPKANPNLTNRKEGSVLHLITGLER